In Croceicoccus sp. Ery15, a genomic segment contains:
- a CDS encoding heavy metal translocating P-type ATPase: MARTIQIEVSALVPEATSDDPCIGRLQALLRGQTGVHDVTVEEQPGQSAARLNISYDPDRLSVARIKELAHVAGAEISSRYGHLTYDVDGVNSTRRARTVADLIARQTGVLEAYADAAGTFVIEFDRQRTDEQKIVAALKRFGATRRAKTSGNVSHSSRERHAHDGGGEHDHKHGGILGANTELYFSLASGGLLATGFGIEKLWGNYPQFVPLLCYVTAYFFGGFYTLREAWDNLRLRRFEIDSLMLVAAAGAAILGEWAEGALLLFLFSFGHALERYAMGRAKRAIEALAELAPETARVKRGEAVEEIRVEELVVGDVVVVRPNERLPADGFVSEGASAINQASVTGESVPVDKSAVSDIASARKTPDRLADTHRVFAGTINGSGALEVVVTRRSSETTLSKVVQMVSAAEAQQSPTQRFTQRFERIFVPAVLALAGLLLFSWVIIDEPFRDSFYRAMAVLVAASPCALAIATPSAVLSGVARAARGGVLVKGGAPLEDLGALKAIAFDKTGTLTEGEPRITDIETATGVSERELLRIASAAESLSDHPLAQAIVRDSAERNGEEALPAATDLESFTGKGITAIVGGEKVWIGKLEMFGVDGVPPLGPELTSAIEVLRERGRTTMAIRSRTRDLGAIGLLDTPRAAARTTLNALRELGITRMIMISGDDQRVADAVGEDVGLDEAWGNLMPDDKVEAIRKLAGQDKVAMVGDGVNDAPAMANATVGIAMGAAGSDVALETADVALMADDLAKLPFAVDLSRKTRSIIRQNMVVSLGIVAVLIPATIFGLGIGPAVAVHEGSTLIVVANALRLLAYREKRSSDNGPPSHHSSEQALANVGA; the protein is encoded by the coding sequence TTGGCACGTACTATTCAAATCGAAGTGTCAGCTCTCGTGCCCGAAGCAACGAGCGATGATCCGTGTATCGGAAGACTTCAGGCGCTGCTGCGTGGACAGACAGGTGTTCACGACGTCACCGTGGAAGAGCAGCCGGGCCAATCTGCAGCGCGGCTTAACATCTCTTATGATCCAGACCGGCTCTCCGTCGCGCGCATCAAGGAGCTTGCGCATGTGGCCGGGGCAGAGATCTCCAGTCGGTACGGCCACCTGACCTATGACGTCGATGGCGTGAACTCCACACGGCGCGCCCGGACCGTTGCCGATCTTATCGCTCGGCAAACCGGGGTGCTCGAAGCCTATGCCGATGCGGCGGGGACGTTCGTGATCGAGTTCGACCGCCAACGGACCGACGAGCAGAAAATTGTCGCAGCGCTAAAACGATTTGGCGCTACGCGACGAGCGAAAACTTCCGGCAATGTTTCCCACTCTTCACGCGAACGGCATGCCCACGATGGAGGTGGCGAGCACGATCATAAGCATGGCGGCATTCTTGGTGCCAATACGGAGCTCTATTTTTCCCTGGCGTCGGGGGGCTTGCTCGCAACGGGCTTCGGCATTGAAAAACTATGGGGGAACTACCCCCAGTTCGTGCCTCTTCTCTGCTACGTTACGGCATATTTTTTCGGTGGGTTCTACACACTCAGAGAGGCCTGGGACAATCTCCGGCTCCGCCGGTTCGAGATCGACAGTCTTATGCTTGTGGCGGCTGCGGGCGCTGCGATCCTCGGCGAATGGGCGGAGGGCGCGTTGCTGCTTTTTCTGTTCAGCTTCGGCCACGCCCTTGAGCGCTATGCAATGGGTCGCGCGAAAAGAGCGATCGAAGCGCTCGCCGAGCTCGCTCCCGAAACAGCTCGCGTGAAGCGCGGCGAGGCTGTCGAGGAGATACGCGTCGAGGAACTCGTGGTAGGCGATGTTGTGGTCGTCCGCCCGAATGAGCGCTTGCCTGCCGATGGCTTTGTGTCTGAAGGGGCGAGCGCCATTAACCAGGCCTCGGTCACGGGCGAAAGCGTGCCCGTCGACAAGAGCGCGGTATCGGATATCGCTTCCGCGCGGAAGACTCCCGACAGGCTGGCAGACACCCACCGGGTTTTCGCCGGCACAATAAATGGCTCGGGGGCTCTCGAAGTCGTGGTGACCCGCCGGTCGAGCGAAACCACTCTTTCGAAAGTGGTGCAGATGGTGAGTGCCGCCGAAGCGCAGCAATCGCCAACCCAGCGTTTCACGCAGCGCTTCGAGCGCATTTTCGTGCCTGCCGTGCTCGCGCTTGCGGGGCTTTTGCTCTTCTCCTGGGTCATCATAGACGAGCCGTTCCGCGATAGCTTCTACCGCGCCATGGCAGTGTTGGTCGCTGCCAGCCCCTGCGCACTCGCTATTGCGACGCCTAGCGCGGTCCTGTCCGGGGTCGCGCGAGCTGCGCGAGGCGGCGTCCTCGTAAAAGGCGGCGCACCCCTCGAAGATTTAGGTGCATTGAAGGCCATCGCATTCGACAAGACGGGCACGCTGACTGAAGGTGAGCCCCGAATAACCGATATCGAGACAGCGACCGGCGTGTCCGAGCGCGAATTGCTGAGAATCGCGTCGGCAGCGGAGAGTTTGAGCGACCATCCGCTGGCCCAAGCCATCGTCAGGGATAGTGCCGAGCGAAATGGTGAAGAAGCGTTGCCGGCGGCGACCGACCTCGAAAGTTTCACGGGCAAGGGCATTACCGCGATCGTCGGAGGTGAAAAAGTCTGGATCGGCAAACTCGAGATGTTCGGTGTCGACGGGGTCCCTCCGCTTGGCCCTGAATTGACGAGCGCAATCGAGGTTTTGCGCGAGCGTGGGCGGACCACGATGGCTATCCGTTCGCGGACGCGCGATCTTGGAGCCATTGGGCTATTGGACACACCGCGCGCGGCAGCAAGAACGACGCTTAACGCGCTGCGCGAACTCGGAATCACGAGAATGATCATGATCTCCGGCGATGATCAGAGGGTCGCCGACGCTGTCGGAGAGGATGTTGGTCTCGATGAGGCATGGGGCAATCTAATGCCTGATGACAAAGTCGAAGCTATCCGCAAGCTCGCCGGTCAGGACAAAGTGGCAATGGTCGGAGACGGGGTGAACGATGCTCCTGCCATGGCAAATGCAACCGTCGGGATAGCAATGGGCGCAGCCGGGTCCGACGTCGCATTGGAAACCGCCGATGTCGCACTTATGGCAGATGACCTCGCCAAGCTGCCGTTCGCGGTCGACCTCAGCCGCAAGACCCGTTCCATCATTCGCCAGAACATGGTGGTGAGCCTCGGGATTGTCGCAGTGCTCATTCCGGCGACCATC